In Acidovorax sp. GBBC 1281, a single window of DNA contains:
- a CDS encoding RHS repeat-associated core domain-containing protein translates to MKFDLRYPGQVWDEETGLAYNLNRYYDREGGRYIQADPIGLDGGWNRF, encoded by the coding sequence GTGAAGTTCGACCTGCGGTATCCGGGGCAGGTGTGGGATGAGGAGACGGGACTGGCGTACAACCTGAATCGGTACTACGACCGGGAGGGAGGGCGGTACATCCAGGCCGATCCGATTGGGTTGGATGGGGGGTGGAATCGGTTTTGA
- a CDS encoding DUF6980 family protein, whose product MKSHVLSGDLSLEFVPKFREYGILYGNGGSYQLMTFCPWCGKKLPTSLRDVWFETIEQMGLEPEDDIPKEMQSEVWWLNGNYEPPR is encoded by the coding sequence ATGAAAAGTCATGTGCTTTCGGGTGATTTGAGTTTGGAGTTTGTTCCGAAATTTAGGGAGTATGGAATTTTATATGGGAATGGAGGAAGTTATCAGCTAATGACGTTTTGCCCGTGGTGCGGAAAAAAATTACCGACTTCTTTGCGAGATGTTTGGTTTGAAACTATTGAGCAGATGGGATTAGAGCCGGAAGATGATATTCCAAAGGAAATGCAGTCTGAAGTTTGGTGGCTAAATGGTAACTATGAGCCTCCAAGATAA
- a CDS encoding RHS repeat-associated core domain-containing protein yields MRVVWAACIALQAMGYWGVAEAGGIDRSKPFGYGIESTGGPDMRYTVLSGTVAGVCGALPDGPHRFCAQSIWGRNRCQLLPSLGAPCEGEDGLGDSIAPICNRPKNEHPEYLYNPAGWTESRPKYDIATDKFSCVCRNAERGDVRDSEISGWCGPKQLIDPDPPPPPPPPPPPPPPPPPPPPPLPPPPPPVPPPGDGYRSVSVFPGGQDGMCVGDPVIPATGENFQEIVDHQDPWGGSLDFVRIYRSHWALDSARASRGFGRQWGHNHAISLRVSEGVATVIFGNGEERGFQRAGDQQDWVGDQRSDTLAQADGLWRFRNASDDTVLTFDSAGKLLSRKARNGWVTTYGYTYGRLTTITNAFGKTLTLVWGDRLIEQIITPDYQTTTYRYSYQDGVGDRLVSSRLQDQYQKTYLYEDTGNPFLLTAIVDENGSRFAQFSYDALGRTLKAAHAGDALAHQFDYTDIASGQVGVKDPLGQTRRYGYTVQNKALAVTSASSAPGLAYRPVNRRVQNAAGLVTAEVDFAGRQTTYEWDNDRQLPLLATHAKGTAQERRVATQWHPTYRLPVKVTDGHRVTEYTYDADGNVLTERVYDASLPDGAARAAVRRWEYQGGLVTAEIDALGVRRENTYHSNTPLVFESTDPFGRRTNHSYSDGRLVGKLLPNGLEIQYAYGNNPWNLLGNVSVLGMQWTHQYNAIGKRSRTTQPDGYQIDYAYDSAHRLASWKDNRGASGSYGYDLFNNVILQEVKDAAGQTVWRQERGINAANQLETVKAGSQVDRYAYGPNGERLVAENALGQRYRYATDPLGRVAEITDPLGKVASLSYDGLGAVQGAKDFAGVATTYANDIRGNATRETSADSGAANVQYDALGRPTQLSDALGRTTGLTRDAAGRLTRILFKDGKQSVWRYDLTGASYNAPGTPQASIGSLSEIQDAGVTTRWQRDPLGRVTARTQVLANGDSRTLAQAYVPAGPEGARNGGAGQIATLTYASGKKLQYQYDATGQLTGLQWNGQPLLTAITWNPLGQPIGWKWPAFGPAPGLAEQRSYTLAGQLSASRLLPQLAWDSAGRLAQVQQRHALRGATGAQQAVITSANTYDATGRLTASAHSAPAGLTLPTGSALSDTLGANASGYAWDANGNRSQSHYSSATAAGTATLKRNYVAVSGSNRLQNYTQTFQPASGSAQTSTVAYSHDATGSLTRKGDNYLHYGSDGRIAKAGLNADPANTLAVSYTYNALGQRVFKSDARLSGANNPAITQQTVYAEDGIGSTVLGQYGNRRSSNSAAPAGEMDSTEVIYLPTASGPMPVAAQINGRLYAIDADHLNTPRRLTNTQGQVVWQWLITGFGEANPTTGATGYAQSGQGATNYSEAVKFDLRYPGQVWDEETGLAYNLNRYYDREGGRYIQADPIGLDGGWNRFLYVDADPLSYVDPDGLVRRIRDPLDLMPLEGNGGGIGGGGRMTTPKLPSTSRGSKFCESPSESPIWNGMNNYRNNIRTNGETGKNKQYYQWDHTHGDIEVYNRSGGHLGSMNPISGEMHKPAVAGRLLKGL; encoded by the coding sequence ATGAGGGTTGTATGGGCCGCCTGCATCGCATTGCAGGCCATGGGTTATTGGGGCGTGGCAGAGGCAGGGGGGATCGACAGAAGCAAGCCGTTTGGGTACGGCATCGAGTCCACGGGAGGGCCGGACATGCGCTACACGGTGCTGTCCGGCACGGTGGCAGGCGTGTGCGGTGCATTGCCCGATGGGCCGCATCGGTTCTGCGCGCAGTCCATCTGGGGGCGCAACCGGTGCCAACTGCTGCCTTCGCTGGGTGCCCCGTGCGAGGGCGAAGATGGACTGGGCGACAGCATCGCGCCCATCTGCAACCGTCCCAAGAACGAGCACCCCGAATACCTCTACAACCCGGCGGGCTGGACCGAAAGCCGGCCCAAATACGACATCGCCACCGACAAATTCTCCTGTGTCTGCCGGAATGCGGAACGCGGGGATGTCCGCGACTCGGAAATCAGCGGCTGGTGCGGCCCCAAGCAATTGATCGACCCCGATCCGCCACCACCGCCCCCGCCGCCACCCCCACCGCCGCCGCCACCTCCCCCACCCCCGCCGCCCCTGCCGCCGCCACCACCCCCAGTGCCGCCGCCCGGCGACGGCTACCGGAGTGTCTCCGTGTTCCCTGGCGGGCAGGACGGCATGTGCGTGGGCGACCCCGTCATTCCCGCCACCGGAGAGAACTTCCAGGAGATCGTGGACCACCAGGACCCGTGGGGCGGCAGCCTGGACTTCGTGCGCATCTACCGCAGCCACTGGGCGCTGGACTCCGCCCGCGCCAGCCGGGGCTTCGGCCGCCAGTGGGGGCACAACCACGCCATCAGCCTGCGGGTGTCCGAAGGCGTTGCGACCGTCATCTTCGGCAACGGCGAGGAGCGGGGCTTTCAGCGCGCGGGCGACCAGCAGGACTGGGTGGGCGATCAGCGCAGCGACACGCTGGCCCAGGCCGATGGCCTGTGGCGCTTTCGGAACGCCAGCGACGACACCGTGCTCACCTTCGACAGCGCGGGCAAGCTCCTGAGCCGCAAGGCGCGCAACGGCTGGGTCACCACCTACGGGTACACCTACGGGCGCCTGACCACCATCACCAACGCCTTCGGCAAGACCCTCACCCTCGTCTGGGGCGATCGGCTGATCGAACAGATCATCACGCCGGACTACCAAACCACCACCTACCGTTACAGCTACCAGGACGGCGTGGGCGACCGGCTGGTGTCGTCCCGCCTGCAGGACCAGTACCAGAAGACCTACCTGTACGAAGACACCGGCAACCCGTTCCTGCTGACCGCCATCGTCGATGAGAACGGCAGCCGTTTCGCCCAGTTCAGCTACGACGCGCTGGGCCGCACGCTCAAGGCCGCGCATGCGGGCGACGCCCTGGCGCACCAGTTCGACTACACCGACATCGCCTCGGGCCAGGTCGGCGTGAAGGACCCGCTAGGCCAGACCCGCCGGTACGGCTACACCGTGCAGAACAAGGCGCTGGCCGTCACCAGTGCCTCGTCGGCGCCGGGGCTGGCCTACCGCCCGGTCAACCGCCGGGTGCAGAACGCCGCCGGCCTCGTCACGGCGGAGGTGGACTTCGCTGGCCGCCAGACTACCTACGAATGGGACAACGACCGCCAACTGCCCCTGCTGGCCACCCACGCCAAGGGCACCGCGCAGGAGCGCCGGGTCGCCACGCAGTGGCACCCCACCTACCGCCTGCCGGTCAAGGTCACCGATGGCCACCGCGTCACCGAATACACCTACGACGCGGACGGCAACGTCCTCACCGAGCGGGTGTACGACGCCAGCCTGCCCGACGGCGCAGCCCGTGCCGCCGTCCGCCGATGGGAATACCAGGGCGGCCTGGTCACCGCCGAAATCGATGCCCTGGGCGTGCGGCGCGAAAACACGTACCACAGCAACACGCCCTTGGTGTTCGAATCCACCGACCCGTTCGGGCGGCGCACCAACCACAGCTACAGCGATGGCCGACTGGTGGGCAAGCTCCTGCCCAACGGCCTGGAAATCCAGTACGCCTATGGCAACAACCCCTGGAACCTGCTCGGCAACGTCTCGGTCCTCGGAATGCAATGGACCCACCAGTACAACGCCATCGGCAAGCGGTCCCGAACGACGCAGCCGGACGGCTACCAGATCGACTACGCCTACGACAGCGCGCACCGGCTGGCCTCGTGGAAGGACAACCGGGGCGCCTCGGGCAGCTATGGGTACGACCTGTTCAACAACGTCATCCTGCAGGAAGTCAAAGACGCCGCGGGCCAGACCGTGTGGCGCCAGGAGCGGGGTATCAACGCCGCCAACCAGCTGGAAACCGTCAAGGCCGGCAGCCAGGTGGACCGCTACGCCTACGGCCCCAACGGCGAGCGCCTCGTCGCCGAGAACGCCCTGGGCCAGCGCTATCGGTACGCCACCGACCCCCTGGGCCGCGTCGCGGAAATCACCGACCCCCTGGGCAAGGTCGCCTCGCTGTCCTACGACGGGCTGGGCGCGGTGCAGGGCGCCAAGGACTTCGCGGGCGTGGCCACTACCTATGCCAACGACATCCGGGGCAACGCCACGCGGGAGACCTCGGCCGACAGCGGCGCGGCCAACGTGCAATACGACGCGCTGGGGCGCCCCACGCAGTTGAGCGATGCGCTGGGCCGCACCACCGGGCTCACGCGGGACGCGGCGGGGCGCTTGACGCGCATCCTTTTCAAGGACGGCAAGCAGAGCGTGTGGCGGTACGACCTCACCGGCGCCAGCTACAACGCCCCCGGCACGCCGCAGGCCAGCATCGGGTCCTTGAGCGAGATCCAGGACGCGGGCGTCACCACGCGCTGGCAGCGCGACCCGCTGGGCCGGGTCACCGCCCGCACCCAGGTGCTGGCCAACGGCGACAGCCGCACCCTGGCCCAGGCCTATGTGCCGGCGGGGCCGGAAGGCGCCCGCAATGGCGGAGCCGGGCAGATCGCCACCCTCACCTACGCGAGCGGCAAGAAGCTGCAGTACCAGTACGACGCCACGGGCCAGCTCACCGGGCTGCAATGGAACGGTCAGCCGCTGCTCACCGCCATCACCTGGAACCCGCTGGGCCAGCCCATCGGCTGGAAGTGGCCGGCCTTCGGACCCGCGCCCGGCCTGGCCGAGCAGCGCAGCTACACCCTGGCGGGCCAGTTGTCCGCCAGCCGGCTGCTGCCGCAACTGGCCTGGGACAGCGCCGGGCGCCTGGCGCAGGTGCAGCAGCGGCACGCCCTGCGCGGCGCCACGGGGGCGCAGCAGGCCGTGATCACCAGCGCCAACACCTACGACGCCACGGGCCGGCTCACCGCCAGTGCCCACAGCGCGCCGGCCGGCCTCACGCTACCCACGGGCAGCGCGTTGAGCGACACCCTGGGCGCCAACGCCAGCGGCTACGCATGGGACGCCAACGGCAACCGAAGCCAGAGCCACTACAGCAGCGCCACGGCGGCGGGCACGGCCACGCTCAAGCGCAATTACGTCGCCGTCAGCGGCAGCAACCGGCTGCAGAACTACACGCAGACGTTCCAGCCCGCCAGCGGCAGTGCGCAAACCAGCACCGTGGCCTACAGCCATGACGCCACCGGCTCGCTCACCAGGAAGGGCGACAACTACCTGCACTACGGCAGCGACGGCCGCATCGCCAAGGCCGGCCTGAACGCCGACCCGGCCAACACCCTGGCCGTGAGCTACACGTACAACGCCCTGGGACAGCGCGTGTTCAAGAGCGATGCGCGGCTGTCGGGGGCGAACAACCCGGCCATCACCCAGCAGACCGTCTATGCCGAAGACGGCATCGGCAGCACCGTGCTGGGCCAGTACGGCAACCGCAGGAGCAGCAACAGCGCCGCGCCGGCCGGGGAGATGGACAGCACGGAGGTCATCTACCTGCCCACTGCCAGCGGGCCGATGCCGGTGGCGGCGCAGATCAATGGGCGGCTGTATGCCATCGATGCGGACCATCTGAACACGCCCCGGCGCCTGACCAACACGCAGGGCCAGGTGGTGTGGCAATGGCTGATCACGGGGTTCGGAGAGGCCAACCCGACGACCGGGGCGACGGGCTACGCGCAGAGCGGGCAGGGCGCGACGAACTACAGCGAAGCGGTGAAGTTCGACCTGCGGTATCCGGGGCAGGTGTGGGATGAGGAGACGGGACTGGCGTACAACCTGAACCGGTACTACGACCGGGAGGGAGGGCGGTACATCCAGGCCGATCCGATTGGGCTGGATGGGGGGTGGAATCGGTTCCTGTATGTGGATGCTGACCCGCTGTCTTATGTTGATCCGGACGGACTGGTCAGAAGAATCCGTGATCCTTTGGATCTGATGCCCCTTGAGGGCAACGGTGGCGGAATAGGTGGTGGAGGCCGGATGACAACTCCGAAATTACCATCTACATCCCGTGGTAGTAAATTTTGTGAATCCCCCAGTGAAAGCCCCATTTGGAATGGCATGAATAATTATCGAAATAATATTCGTACCAATGGAGAGACTGGCAAAAATAAACAATATTACCAATGGGACCATACTCACGGTGATATTGAGGTTTACAACCGATCTGGAGGCCATTTGGGTTCAATGAATCCTATAAGTGGTGAAATGCACAAGCCTGCCGTTGCTGGGCGACTTCTTAAGGGGTTATAA
- the recG gene encoding ATP-dependent DNA helicase RecG, with the protein MTDRSAAATAAAGSAGAPGRAGAPGTPGARPAPSPAQKALRKLGLVRDIDLALHLPLRYEDETRITPLRNARDGDTVQIEATVVSSEVQLRPRRQLLVQVDDGTGTCELRFFSFYPSHQKTLAVGARLRIRGEVKGGFWGRQMLHPAFRTASGDLPAALTPVYPTVAQLPQAYLRRAIVSALQRVELSETLPPGVEPPVGRVPGQNGLAPGWNLRQALTFLHHPAPDVAIATLEDHSHPAWQRLKAEELLAQQLSQQQSKRERARLRAPVLQAPPPGDGGLTLAEQLLAVLPFGLTGAQRRVGEEIARDLGRSVPMHRLLQGDVGSGKTVVAALAAAVCIDAGWQCALMAPTEILAEQHFAKLVGWLEPLLAARGQRVAWLVGGQKKKERAAMLALVESGEAALVVGTHAVIQEQVRFRCLALAVIDEQHRFGVAQRLALRQKLEGQGMEPHMLMMSATPIPRTLAMSYYADLDVSTIDELPPGRTPIVTKLIADSRKDEVIERIAAQVASGRQVYWVCPLIEESEALDLSNATATHAELSEALQGGIAAGQAPVQVGLLHSRMPSAEKKAVMALFTSGAMGVLVSTTVIEVGVDVPNASLMVIEHSERFGLSQLHQLRGRVGRGAAASACVLLYSTNDSGRLGETARERLKAMAETNDGFEIARRDLDIRGPGEFLGARQSGAPLLRFADLATDTVLLEWARELAPHMLDRFPALAERHVIRWLGGKSDYLKA; encoded by the coding sequence ATGACCGACCGTAGCGCCGCCGCCACTGCCGCCGCCGGTTCCGCAGGCGCGCCCGGGCGTGCGGGCGCCCCGGGCACCCCCGGGGCCCGGCCCGCCCCCAGCCCCGCCCAGAAGGCCCTGCGCAAGCTGGGGCTGGTGCGCGACATCGACCTGGCCCTGCACCTGCCCCTGCGCTACGAGGACGAAACCCGCATCACCCCCCTGCGCAACGCCCGGGACGGCGACACCGTGCAGATCGAGGCCACCGTCGTCTCCAGCGAGGTGCAGCTGCGCCCCCGCCGCCAGCTGCTGGTGCAGGTGGACGACGGCACCGGCACGTGCGAACTGCGGTTCTTCAGCTTCTACCCCTCCCACCAGAAGACCCTGGCCGTGGGCGCGCGCCTGCGCATCCGGGGCGAGGTCAAGGGCGGCTTCTGGGGCCGGCAGATGCTGCACCCGGCCTTTCGCACGGCCAGCGGCGACCTGCCGGCCGCGCTCACCCCGGTCTACCCGACCGTGGCGCAACTGCCCCAGGCCTACCTGCGCCGCGCCATCGTGAGCGCCCTGCAGCGCGTGGAGCTGTCCGAGACGCTGCCGCCCGGCGTGGAGCCGCCGGTGGGCCGCGTGCCCGGCCAAAACGGCCTGGCGCCGGGGTGGAACCTGCGGCAGGCGCTCACTTTTTTGCACCACCCGGCGCCCGACGTGGCCATCGCCACCCTGGAGGACCACAGCCACCCCGCCTGGCAGCGGCTCAAGGCCGAGGAACTGCTGGCCCAGCAGCTGTCCCAGCAGCAGTCCAAGCGCGAACGGGCCCGGCTGCGCGCGCCGGTGCTGCAGGCGCCGCCGCCCGGCGACGGCGGCCTGACGCTGGCCGAACAGCTGCTGGCCGTGCTGCCCTTCGGCCTCACGGGCGCCCAGCGGCGCGTGGGCGAGGAAATCGCCCGGGATCTGGGCCGCTCCGTGCCCATGCACCGCCTGCTGCAGGGCGACGTGGGCTCGGGCAAGACCGTGGTGGCCGCCCTGGCCGCCGCCGTGTGCATCGACGCCGGCTGGCAGTGCGCGCTGATGGCCCCCACCGAAATCCTGGCCGAGCAGCACTTCGCCAAGCTCGTCGGCTGGCTGGAGCCCCTGCTGGCCGCGCGCGGCCAGCGCGTGGCCTGGCTCGTCGGCGGGCAAAAGAAGAAAGAGCGCGCCGCCATGCTGGCCCTGGTGGAGAGCGGCGAGGCCGCGCTGGTGGTCGGCACCCATGCCGTGATTCAGGAGCAGGTGCGCTTTCGGTGCCTGGCCCTGGCGGTGATCGACGAGCAGCACCGGTTCGGCGTGGCGCAGCGCCTGGCGCTGCGGCAAAAGCTCGAAGGGCAGGGCATGGAGCCCCACATGCTCATGATGAGCGCCACGCCCATCCCGCGCACCCTGGCCATGAGCTACTACGCCGACCTGGACGTCTCCACCATCGACGAGCTGCCCCCCGGGCGCACCCCCATCGTCACCAAGCTCATCGCGGACAGCCGCAAGGACGAGGTCATCGAGCGCATCGCCGCCCAGGTCGCCTCGGGCCGGCAGGTGTACTGGGTGTGCCCGCTGATCGAGGAAAGCGAGGCGCTGGACCTGTCCAACGCCACCGCCACCCATGCCGAGCTGAGCGAGGCCCTGCAGGGCGGCATCGCGGCAGGCCAGGCGCCCGTGCAGGTGGGCCTGCTGCACTCGCGCATGCCCAGCGCCGAGAAGAAGGCCGTCATGGCGCTCTTCACCAGCGGCGCCATGGGCGTGCTGGTCAGCACCACCGTGATCGAGGTGGGCGTGGACGTGCCCAATGCCTCGCTCATGGTCATCGAGCATTCCGAGCGGTTCGGCCTGTCGCAGCTGCACCAGTTGCGCGGGCGTGTGGGGCGGGGCGCGGCAGCATCGGCCTGCGTGCTGCTGTATTCCACCAACGACAGCGGCCGGCTGGGCGAGACCGCCCGCGAACGCCTCAAGGCCATGGCCGAAACCAACGACGGCTTCGAGATTGCCCGGCGCGACCTGGACATCCGCGGCCCGGGCGAATTCCTGGGCGCCCGCCAGTCCGGCGCGCCGCTGCTGCGCTTTGCCGATCTGGCCACCGACACCGTGCTGCTGGAGTGGGCGAGGGAACTGGCGCCGCACATGCTCGACCGGTTTCCCGCCCTGGCTGAGCGGCATGTAATACGGTGGCTGGGCGGGAAGTCGGATTATCTGAAGGCGTGA
- a CDS encoding DUF7684 family protein, which produces MGSSNIYFKDICQPLSFSDMAGKFAALLDAGDLEWQDVFWLKQTVRDLLNAGCNYFVCYGESSEIIHDLIDEVVEGCGFLDVSTTYHNDESKSDVASFFKLVAMQDMSKGLIFVHNLKDWRSVVN; this is translated from the coding sequence ATGGGCTCTTCTAATATTTATTTTAAAGATATTTGTCAACCCTTGTCCTTTAGTGATATGGCGGGGAAATTCGCCGCACTTCTAGATGCCGGAGATTTGGAGTGGCAAGATGTTTTTTGGTTGAAGCAAACAGTACGCGATTTGTTGAATGCTGGTTGCAATTACTTTGTTTGCTATGGTGAAAGTTCTGAAATCATTCATGATTTAATCGATGAGGTAGTGGAGGGTTGTGGTTTTTTAGATGTAAGTACCACTTACCATAATGATGAATCAAAATCGGATGTGGCAAGCTTTTTTAAATTGGTGGCGATGCAAGACATGAGTAAAGGCTTGATCTTTGTTCACAACCTTAAAGATTGGCGTTCAGTCGTCAATTAA
- a CDS encoding RHS repeat-associated core domain-containing protein has protein sequence MRVVWAVFIALQALGNVASLSYEVLGAVQGAQDFAGVATTYANDIRGNVTRESSAGPAPGLTEQRSYTLAGQLSASRLLPQLAWDSAGRLAQVQQRHALRGATGAQQAVITSANTYDATGRLTASAHSAPAGLTLPTGSALSDTLGANASGYAWDANGNRSQSHYSSATAAGTATLKRNYVAVSGSNRLQNYTQTFQPASGSAQTSTVAYSHDATGSLTRKGDNYLHYGSDGRIAKAGLNADPANTLAVSYTYNALGQRVFKSDARLSGANNPAITQQTVYAEDGIGSTVLGQYGNRRSSNSAAPAGEMDSTEVIYLPTASGPMPVAAQINGRLYAIDADHLNTPRRLTNTQGQVVWQWLITGFGEANPTTGATGYAQSGQGSANYSEAVKFDLRYPGQVWDEETGLAYNLNRYYDREGGRYIQADPIGLEGGWNRYLYVEGSPTNLVDPSGLASVMPGGGLADSPLLDNGSSCSPMFQQPRVDDGGCIATSGGPSICIGPGSIKSVGNLSKEVLKGIGSLEKQIAQHEKKLLEFMNNPTVRPGMENQPLEVIRRQQMIRMEHLRTEINTFRNNIEKLRNGGF, from the coding sequence ATGAGGGTCGTCTGGGCCGTCTTCATCGCATTGCAGGCCCTGGGCAATGTGGCCTCGCTGTCCTACGAAGTCCTGGGCGCCGTGCAGGGTGCCCAGGACTTCGCCGGCGTGGCCACCACGTATGCCAACGACATCCGGGGCAACGTTACGCGGGAGAGCTCGGCCGGACCCGCGCCCGGCCTGACCGAGCAGCGCAGCTACACCCTGGCGGGCCAGTTGTCCGCCAGCCGGCTGCTGCCGCAACTGGCCTGGGACAGCGCCGGGCGCCTGGCGCAGGTGCAGCAGCGGCACGCCCTGCGCGGCGCCACGGGGGCGCAGCAGGCCGTGATCACCAGCGCCAACACCTACGACGCCACGGGCCGGCTCACCGCCAGTGCCCACAGCGCGCCGGCCGGCCTCACGCTACCCACGGGCAGCGCGTTGAGCGACACCCTGGGCGCCAACGCCAGCGGCTACGCATGGGACGCCAACGGCAACCGAAGCCAGAGCCACTACAGCAGCGCCACGGCGGCGGGCACGGCCACGCTCAAGCGCAATTACGTCGCCGTCAGCGGCAGCAACCGGCTGCAGAACTACACGCAGACGTTCCAGCCCGCCAGCGGCAGTGCGCAAACCAGCACCGTGGCCTACAGCCATGACGCCACCGGCTCGCTCACCAGGAAGGGCGACAACTACCTGCACTACGGCAGCGACGGCCGCATCGCCAAGGCCGGCCTGAACGCCGACCCGGCCAACACCCTGGCCGTGAGCTACACGTACAACGCCCTGGGACAGCGCGTGTTCAAGAGCGATGCGCGGCTGTCGGGGGCGAACAACCCGGCCATCACCCAGCAGACCGTCTATGCCGAAGACGGCATCGGCAGCACCGTGCTGGGCCAGTACGGCAACCGCAGGAGCAGCAACAGCGCCGCGCCGGCCGGGGAGATGGACAGCACGGAGGTCATCTACCTGCCCACTGCCAGCGGGCCGATGCCGGTGGCGGCGCAGATCAATGGGCGGCTGTATGCCATCGATGCGGACCATCTGAACACGCCCCGGCGCCTGACCAACACGCAGGGCCAGGTGGTGTGGCAATGGCTCATCACGGGGTTTGGAGAAGCCAACCCGACGACCGGCGCCACGGGCTATGCACAGAGTGGGCAAGGCAGCGCCAACTATTCAGAGGCGGTGAAGTTCGACCTGCGGTATCCGGGGCAGGTGTGGGACGAAGAGACAGGACTGGCGTACAACCTGAATCGGTACTACGACCGGGAGGGAGGGCGGTACATCCAGGCCGATCCGATTGGGCTGGAGGGGGGATGGAATCGATATCTCTACGTAGAGGGGTCGCCGACGAATCTCGTCGATCCCTCTGGCTTGGCGAGCGTCATGCCGGGCGGAGGGCTGGCAGATTCTCCGTTGCTGGACAACGGGTCAAGTTGCTCGCCGATGTTTCAGCAGCCGCGTGTGGATGATGGGGGGTGTATTGCTACGAGTGGCGGGCCGAGTATTTGCATTGGCCCAGGGTCTATAAAGTCAGTAGGGAATTTGAGTAAAGAGGTATTAAAGGGTATCGGTTCTTTAGAAAAGCAAATTGCGCAACATGAAAAGAAGTTGCTAGAGTTTATGAATAATCCAACCGTTCGTCCTGGGATGGAGAATCAGCCTCTTGAGGTAATTAGGAGGCAGCAAATGATACGCATGGAGCACTTGCGAACTGAGATTAATACCTTTCGGAACAATATCGAAAAGTTGCGAAATGGAGGTTTTTGA
- a CDS encoding RHS repeat-associated core domain-containing protein, which yields MDSTEVIYLPTASGPMPVAAQINGRLYAIDADHLNTPRRLTNTQGQVVWQWLITGFGEANPTTGATGYAQSGQGNANYSEAVKFDLRYLGQVWDEETGLAYNLNRYYDREGGRYIQADPIGLDGGWNRFLYVGGNPASYTDPTGEFAIAIPFIPAIITGTDIAIGTGLGALSYGLDRMFAKPPKNAYDPNGPKAPGKPSDAEGFKDPKGGESWVRNPNGRGYGWQGSDGGVWCPTGPDSGSTGDAHGGPHWDVQYPGGRYDNVYPGGHRR from the coding sequence ATGGACAGCACGGAGGTCATCTACCTGCCCACGGCCAGCGGGCCGATGCCGGTGGCGGCGCAGATCAATGGGCGGCTGTATGCCATCGATGCGGACCATCTGAACACGCCCCGGCGCCTGACCAACACGCAGGGCCAGGTGGTGTGGCAATGGCTGATCACGGGGTTCGGAGAGGCCAATCCGACGACCGGCGCCACGGGCTACGCGCAGAGCGGGCAAGGCAACGCCAACTATTCAGAGGCGGTGAAGTTCGACCTGCGGTATCTGGGGCAGGTGTGGGATGAAGAGACGGGACTGGCGTACAACCTGAACCGGTACTACGACCGGGAGGGAGGGCGGTATATCCAGGCTGATCCGATTGGGCTGGATGGGGGGTGGAACCGGTTCTTGTATGTGGGAGGAAATCCGGCCTCTTATACCGACCCGACAGGCGAGTTCGCAATCGCCATTCCGTTCATTCCAGCGATCATCACTGGGACAGATATTGCTATCGGAACGGGTTTAGGTGCGCTGAGCTATGGGTTGGATCGCATGTTTGCGAAACCGCCTAAGAATGCATATGACCCAAATGGACCTAAGGCGCCTGGTAAACCCAGTGATGCCGAAGGCTTCAAAGATCCTAAGGGGGGTGAAAGCTGGGTTCGTAATCCAAATGGACGCGGCTACGGTTGGCAAGGATCTGATGGCGGTGTGTGGTGCCCTACGGGACCAGACTCTGGTTCCACAGGCGATGCTCATGGTGGCCCCCATTGGGATGTGCAGTATCCAGGCGGCCGGTATGACAATGTTTATCCTGGCGGTCACCGTCGATAG